In one Sphingomonas sp. AP4-R1 genomic region, the following are encoded:
- a CDS encoding S9 family peptidase, translated as MQRFLVFGGAAALLWVAVSAQAELPPLQDTARKFGAREHILDASLSPDGAHVVYIIPGKGKGTIALVTGADGKDPKLAAMAAGDPLNLRWCNWSAADRIVCIYYGITDWAKVPASHTRTVSFDLDGKNVQYLGRRPTHDELRVSQYDGEVIDWLSGGDGKILMARDYVPQDVSQSGSAGGTSADGIGVDLIDTRTGISKTVEPPVRGRADYISDGRGVVRIMSTDRARGAQSILSGTTINSYRLANERAWRPFSTVESGSSGALRPLAVDGEANVAYALKTLDGRDALYRVALDGSMKADLAYANPVVDVRGTIMVGRSGRVIGASYITDSRQVEYFDPAYRKLQSALARAIPNLPVIRFISASADEQKLLIWAGSDVDPGQYLYFDKATRHLDRLTAARPELEGTKLSAQKSISYPASDGKMVPAYLTLPPGSDGKHLPTIVMPHGGPASRDDGGFDWLAQFFAQRGFAVLQPEFRGSAGYGDAWFVDNGFKSWKAAIGDIADGAHWLVKEGVADPGQMAIVGWSYGGYAALQSAAVDPALFKAVVAIAPIADLGQFKAEHAAYTNGAVVARYVGDGAHIADGSPARHADRFQAPVLMFHGDQDINVDVAQSRTMDRALRAAGKRSELVIETGLDHQIEDGDVRAGLLMKTDTFLRANLKMPPAD; from the coding sequence TTGCAGCGTTTTTTGGTGTTCGGTGGCGCTGCCGCGCTGCTTTGGGTTGCTGTGTCGGCGCAGGCGGAACTGCCTCCCTTGCAGGATACCGCCAGGAAATTCGGGGCACGGGAACATATTCTGGATGCGTCGCTGTCGCCGGACGGCGCGCATGTCGTCTATATCATTCCCGGCAAGGGAAAGGGCACGATCGCCCTCGTGACCGGGGCCGATGGCAAGGACCCCAAGCTTGCGGCGATGGCGGCCGGGGATCCGCTGAATCTGAGGTGGTGCAACTGGTCGGCTGCCGATCGGATCGTCTGCATTTACTACGGCATTACCGACTGGGCGAAGGTGCCGGCGTCGCACACAAGGACGGTATCGTTCGATCTGGACGGCAAGAACGTCCAATATCTTGGCCGCCGCCCGACGCACGATGAACTGCGCGTCAGCCAATATGACGGCGAAGTGATCGACTGGCTTTCCGGCGGCGACGGCAAGATCCTGATGGCGCGAGATTATGTGCCGCAGGACGTGAGCCAGTCCGGAAGCGCGGGCGGGACATCGGCGGATGGCATCGGTGTGGATCTGATCGATACCAGAACGGGTATCAGCAAGACGGTCGAGCCGCCGGTGCGAGGCCGTGCCGATTATATCTCCGATGGGCGCGGTGTCGTGCGGATCATGTCCACGGATCGGGCGCGGGGCGCGCAGTCCATCCTCAGCGGAACGACGATCAACAGCTATCGGCTCGCGAACGAAAGGGCCTGGCGCCCGTTCAGCACGGTGGAATCCGGCTCGAGCGGGGCTCTACGCCCGCTTGCCGTCGATGGTGAGGCGAACGTCGCTTATGCCCTGAAGACGCTCGATGGGCGCGATGCGCTGTATCGCGTGGCTCTGGACGGATCGATGAAGGCGGACCTCGCTTATGCCAATCCCGTCGTCGACGTGCGCGGCACGATCATGGTCGGGCGCAGCGGCCGGGTGATCGGCGCGAGCTACATTACCGATAGTCGGCAGGTCGAATATTTCGATCCGGCCTACCGCAAGCTCCAGTCCGCACTGGCACGGGCCATTCCCAATTTGCCGGTGATCCGCTTCATCAGCGCGAGTGCCGATGAGCAGAAATTGCTGATCTGGGCGGGAAGCGATGTCGATCCGGGGCAATATCTCTATTTCGACAAGGCGACGCGCCATCTGGATCGATTGACGGCCGCACGACCCGAGCTGGAAGGGACCAAGCTCTCCGCCCAGAAAAGCATTTCCTATCCCGCGTCGGATGGAAAGATGGTTCCGGCCTATCTCACGCTTCCGCCGGGAAGCGACGGCAAGCATCTGCCAACGATCGTCATGCCGCATGGAGGACCTGCCTCGCGTGATGACGGCGGCTTCGATTGGCTGGCGCAATTCTTCGCCCAACGCGGTTTTGCAGTTCTTCAGCCGGAGTTTCGCGGTTCCGCCGGCTATGGGGATGCGTGGTTCGTCGATAATGGGTTCAAATCCTGGAAGGCCGCGATCGGAGACATTGCGGACGGGGCGCACTGGCTGGTGAAGGAGGGTGTCGCCGATCCCGGTCAGATGGCGATCGTGGGCTGGTCCTACGGCGGCTATGCGGCCTTGCAGTCCGCAGCGGTGGATCCTGCCTTGTTCAAAGCGGTGGTCGCCATCGCGCCCATCGCGGACCTTGGGCAATTCAAGGCCGAGCATGCGGCCTATACGAACGGCGCCGTGGTGGCCCGCTATGTCGGCGACGGAGCCCATATCGCCGACGGCTCACCGGCTCGCCATGCCGATCGCTTCCAGGCGCCGGTACTGATGTTCCACGGCGATCAGGACATCAATGTCGACGTGGCCCAGTCGCGGACGATGGATCGGGCGCTTCGCGCCGCAGGCAAGCGGAGCGAATTGGTCATCGAGACCGGACTCGATCATCAGATCGAGGATGGCGATGTTCGGGCGGGCCTGCTGATGAAGACGGACACATTCCTGCGCGCGAACCTGAAGATGCCGCCAGCCGACTGA
- a CDS encoding DUF2235 domain-containing protein, with protein sequence MAKALAVCCDGTWNTADQAGGPTNVTKMARAILPVAADGSPQIVYYDEGVGVGNFIERAVGGALGSGLSEKVQQAYRFCCLNYEPGDSILLFGFSRGAFTVRSLAGLIGLVGLLRKGDLEYLPDIWKLYRTVPAKRSGLPDPQWKEARQPNIDLVGVWDTVGSLGIPGNFLGGLGRQRHAFHDVRLTAKTLRAYHALAIDERRKNFAPTIWDTNNLAKGQIVEQRWFAGVHSNIGGGYVDRVLSDIAFLWMCDKIGSLLALDQGYLQSRVRHVADGMAEGELVDSSAGLKWRLLGKLDRILGMDRSEDVHPTAIARYRVGRARHDAAPYAPFPYDPANMRAFLDRVRPGWDSAP encoded by the coding sequence ATGGCGAAGGCTCTTGCGGTCTGTTGCGACGGCACCTGGAATACCGCCGATCAGGCTGGCGGCCCCACCAACGTTACCAAGATGGCGCGCGCGATCCTGCCGGTCGCGGCCGATGGCAGCCCGCAGATCGTCTATTATGACGAGGGTGTCGGCGTGGGCAATTTCATCGAGCGCGCCGTGGGCGGTGCGCTCGGCAGCGGCCTTTCCGAGAAGGTGCAGCAGGCCTATCGCTTTTGCTGCCTCAATTACGAGCCCGGCGACAGCATCCTGCTCTTCGGCTTCTCGCGCGGGGCATTCACCGTTCGCAGCCTGGCGGGCCTGATCGGGCTGGTCGGCCTGCTGCGCAAGGGCGACCTCGAATATCTGCCGGACATCTGGAAGCTCTATCGCACCGTCCCCGCCAAGCGCTCCGGCCTGCCCGATCCGCAGTGGAAGGAGGCACGCCAGCCCAACATCGATCTCGTCGGCGTATGGGATACGGTGGGCTCCCTCGGCATACCGGGCAATTTCCTCGGCGGGCTCGGCCGCCAGCGCCATGCCTTTCACGACGTGCGCCTCACCGCGAAGACGTTGCGCGCCTATCATGCGCTGGCGATCGACGAGCGGCGCAAGAATTTCGCGCCCACGATCTGGGACACGAACAATCTGGCCAAAGGGCAGATCGTGGAGCAGCGCTGGTTCGCCGGCGTCCACTCCAATATCGGTGGCGGCTATGTCGATCGCGTCCTGTCGGACATCGCCTTCCTGTGGATGTGCGACAAGATCGGCAGCCTACTGGCACTGGATCAGGGGTATCTCCAGTCGCGCGTCCGCCACGTCGCCGACGGGATGGCCGAAGGAGAATTGGTGGATTCCAGCGCGGGGCTGAAATGGCGGCTGCTGGGGAAACTCGATCGCATTCTCGGCATGGACCGGAGCGAGGACGTCCATCCCACCGCCATCGCGCGCTACCGGGTGGGCCGCGCCCGCCACGATGCGGCGCCCTACGCGCCCTTCCCCTATGATCCGGCGAACATGCGCGCCTTCCTCGATCGGGTCCGTCCCGGCTGGGACAGCGCCCCCTGA
- a CDS encoding aminodeoxychorismate/anthranilate synthase component II produces the protein MILVVDNYDSFTWNLVHYLQELGAEVEVVRNDAIGVGQAMSSGAEAFLISPGPCTPNEAGISLDLVAACAEAKRPLLGVCLGHQAIGQNFGGTVVRAGELMHGKTCPVLHDGTGLYEGLPSPFTATRYHSLIVREEDMPASLIVNARAPDGTVMGFRHESLPIHGVQFHPESIATEHGHAMLANFMRIAGMKVLERA, from the coding sequence ATGATCCTCGTCGTCGACAATTACGACAGCTTTACCTGGAACCTCGTCCACTACCTGCAGGAGCTGGGCGCGGAGGTGGAGGTCGTGCGCAACGATGCGATCGGCGTCGGCCAGGCCATGTCGTCGGGCGCCGAGGCCTTCCTGATCTCGCCCGGCCCCTGCACGCCCAACGAGGCCGGCATCAGCCTCGATCTGGTCGCCGCCTGCGCGGAGGCCAAGCGGCCTCTCCTCGGCGTGTGCCTCGGCCATCAGGCGATCGGCCAGAATTTCGGCGGCACCGTGGTGCGCGCAGGCGAGCTGATGCACGGCAAGACGTGCCCCGTGCTCCACGACGGCACCGGCCTCTACGAAGGCCTGCCCTCGCCCTTCACCGCGACCCGCTATCATTCGCTGATCGTGCGCGAGGAGGATATGCCCGCCTCGCTGATCGTGAACGCGCGCGCGCCGGACGGCACGGTGATGGGCTTCCGCCACGAGAGCCTGCCGATCCACGGCGTGCAATTCCATCCCGAGAGCATCGCCACCGAACATGGCCATGCGATGCTCGCCAATTTCATGCGGATCGCCGGCATGAAGGTGCTGGAGCGGGCGTGA
- the trpD gene encoding anthranilate phosphoribosyltransferase, whose protein sequence is MSIVAGGLGLALLPDPASPLDGATAEQAFNDILDGKVTDEAVARFLTDMAVRDETSVEIAAAARALRQRMVPVAAPADAIDVCGTGGDGAHSLNISTAVSIVVAACGVPVAKHGNRAASSKSGAADVLEALGLDLDRATAQAEASLAEIGIAFLFAQKHHPALGRLAPIRRAIGRRTIFNIVGPLCSPARVTRQLMGVARVDYLRTVSEALALLGIEASMIVSGEESLDELSIAGPSRIVATGLTGFSESVVTPESAGLVRHPLDAIRGGDPAYNAAALAALLDGAPGAYRDAVLLNAAAALIVAGKADGWQDGAGIAADAIDSGAARKLFDAWIAF, encoded by the coding sequence GTGAGCATCGTGGCCGGCGGGCTTGGGCTGGCCCTGTTGCCCGATCCGGCGTCGCCGCTGGACGGCGCCACCGCCGAGCAAGCGTTCAACGACATTCTCGACGGCAAGGTGACGGACGAGGCGGTCGCCCGCTTCCTCACCGACATGGCCGTGCGCGACGAGACGAGCGTGGAGATCGCCGCCGCCGCGCGCGCGCTGCGCCAGCGGATGGTGCCGGTGGCAGCCCCCGCCGACGCGATCGACGTGTGCGGCACGGGCGGGGACGGCGCGCACAGCCTGAACATCTCCACCGCCGTCTCGATCGTGGTCGCGGCCTGCGGCGTGCCGGTGGCCAAGCATGGCAATCGCGCCGCCTCCTCCAAATCGGGTGCGGCGGACGTGCTGGAGGCGTTGGGGCTCGATCTCGATCGCGCGACCGCGCAGGCCGAGGCGAGCCTGGCCGAGATCGGCATCGCCTTCCTGTTCGCGCAGAAGCATCATCCGGCGCTCGGCCGCCTCGCGCCGATCCGCCGCGCGATCGGCCGACGCACGATCTTCAACATCGTCGGCCCCCTGTGCAGCCCGGCGCGGGTGACGCGCCAGCTGATGGGCGTGGCGCGCGTCGATTATCTGCGCACCGTCTCCGAGGCGCTGGCCCTGCTGGGGATCGAGGCCTCGATGATCGTCTCGGGCGAGGAGAGCCTCGACGAGCTTTCGATCGCGGGACCCAGCCGGATCGTGGCGACCGGCCTGACCGGCTTCTCCGAAAGCGTCGTGACGCCGGAGAGCGCCGGCCTCGTCCGTCATCCGCTGGATGCGATTCGCGGCGGCGATCCGGCCTATAATGCGGCGGCGCTGGCGGCGCTGCTGGATGGCGCGCCCGGCGCCTATCGCGATGCCGTGCTGCTGAATGCGGCGGCCGCCCTGATCGTGGCGGGCAAGGCCGATGGCTGGCAGGACGGCGCCGGGATCGCGGCCGACGCGATCGACAGCGGCGCCGCGCGTAAGCTCTTCGACGCCTGGATCGCGTTCTAA
- the trpC gene encoding indole-3-glycerol phosphate synthase TrpC, translating into MSNRLTAILETKRTHVTERKAAVTLTALEAQAANQSPPRGFRAALQAKARTGYGLIAEIKRASPSKGLIRADFDPPAHARAYEAGGAACLSVLTDVPYFQGSDDFLVVARAACSLPCLRKDFMIDPWQVLEARALGADAILIIVAALDDGQMAEIEDAALGLGMDALIEVHDAAEMERAMALKSRLIGVNNRDLRDFSVDFARTYELVGRAPEGCTFVAESGLTSSADLAAMAEHDVRCFLVGESLMRQADVEAATRALLAA; encoded by the coding sequence ATGAGCAATCGTCTGACCGCCATCCTCGAGACCAAGCGCACCCATGTCACCGAGCGCAAGGCGGCGGTGACGCTCACGGCGCTCGAAGCGCAGGCCGCGAACCAGTCGCCCCCGCGCGGCTTCCGCGCCGCGCTGCAGGCGAAGGCGCGGACCGGCTATGGCCTGATCGCCGAGATCAAGCGCGCCTCCCCCTCCAAGGGGTTGATCCGCGCCGACTTCGATCCGCCCGCCCATGCCCGTGCCTATGAGGCCGGCGGCGCCGCCTGCCTCTCGGTGTTGACCGATGTCCCTTATTTCCAGGGATCGGACGATTTCCTCGTCGTCGCGCGCGCGGCCTGCTCGCTGCCGTGCCTGCGCAAGGATTTCATGATCGATCCCTGGCAGGTGCTGGAGGCGCGCGCGCTGGGCGCCGATGCGATCCTGATCATCGTCGCCGCGCTGGATGACGGGCAGATGGCCGAGATCGAGGATGCCGCACTCGGCCTCGGCATGGATGCGCTGATCGAGGTGCATGATGCAGCCGAGATGGAGCGCGCGATGGCGCTGAAATCGCGCCTGATCGGCGTCAACAATCGCGATCTGCGCGATTTCTCGGTCGATTTCGCGCGCACCTACGAACTGGTCGGCCGCGCGCCCGAGGGCTGCACCTTCGTGGCCGAAAGCGGGCTGACCAGCAGCGCCGATCTGGCGGCGATGGCCGAGCATGACGTGCGCTGCTTCCTCGTCGGCGAAAGCCTGATGCGGCAGGCCGATGTCGAGGCGGCGACGCGCGCGCTGCTGGCGGCCTGA
- the moaC gene encoding cyclic pyranopterin monophosphate synthase MoaC, producing MNRLTHLDEAGAAHMVDVSAKAATKREATASGRIAMSAEALSAIRDGALAKGDALAVARIAGIMAAKRTPELIPLCHPIAISKVSVDLTIEADGIACAATVATTGPTGVEMEALTAVSVALLTLYDMAKAIDRGMRIEGIGLLAKSGGRSGDWRA from the coding sequence ATGAACCGGCTGACCCATCTCGACGAGGCGGGCGCCGCGCATATGGTCGACGTGTCGGCCAAGGCGGCGACCAAGCGCGAGGCGACCGCGAGCGGCCGGATCGCGATGTCGGCCGAGGCACTCTCCGCGATCCGCGACGGCGCGCTCGCCAAGGGGGATGCGCTGGCGGTGGCGCGAATCGCCGGCATCATGGCGGCCAAGCGCACCCCGGAGCTGATCCCGCTCTGCCATCCGATCGCGATCAGCAAGGTCTCGGTCGACCTCACGATCGAAGCCGACGGCATTGCCTGCGCCGCCACCGTCGCCACCACCGGGCCGACCGGCGTGGAGATGGAGGCGCTGACCGCCGTCTCCGTCGCGCTGCTGACGCTCTACGACATGGCCAAGGCGATCGATCGCGGCATGCGGATCGAAGGGATCGGTCTGCTCGCCAAATCGGGCGGGCGATCGGGCGACTGGCGCGCCTGA
- the glp gene encoding gephyrin-like molybdotransferase Glp, protein MAMLSVAEAQARLLALTEPLPIETVPLRNAAGRWAAADVIARRHQPAADLSAMDGYAIRYADLPGPWTVVGESAAGGGLDRAIGAGEAARIFTGAPVPEGADTILIQENGARNGDRLTLTGDAPKRPGYHVRPRGSDFDAGATLIAAGALLNAARIALAAIGGHGSLPVRARPRVAILSTGDELVAPGTPTEGVMLPASNGPMLAALIGGTAEVLDGGIVRDDLHALTAALRDAAATSDILVTTGGASVGDRDLVRPALSQAGAELDFWKVAMRPGKPIMAGRLGHTLVLGLPGNPVSAFVTATLFLAPLVARLAGAADPLPRVRALPLAHDLPTNGPRAHYLRATIRDGALDTLPDQDSALLAALASADGLVIRAPHEPAAKAGDMAMFLPLA, encoded by the coding sequence ATGGCGATGCTTTCGGTGGCGGAGGCGCAGGCCCGGCTCCTCGCGCTGACCGAGCCTCTCCCGATCGAGACGGTTCCGCTCCGGAATGCGGCCGGGCGCTGGGCCGCCGCCGACGTCATCGCCCGGCGCCACCAGCCCGCCGCCGATCTGTCCGCGATGGACGGCTATGCGATCCGTTACGCCGACCTGCCCGGCCCGTGGACCGTGGTGGGCGAGAGTGCGGCGGGCGGCGGGCTCGATCGCGCGATCGGCGCGGGCGAGGCGGCGCGGATCTTCACGGGCGCCCCGGTGCCCGAAGGCGCGGACACGATCCTGATCCAGGAGAATGGGGCGCGGAACGGCGATCGGCTGACCTTGACCGGAGATGCGCCCAAGCGACCGGGCTATCATGTCCGCCCGCGCGGCTCCGATTTCGATGCCGGCGCCACGCTGATCGCGGCCGGCGCCCTTCTCAATGCGGCGCGCATCGCGCTCGCCGCGATCGGCGGACATGGCAGCCTCCCGGTCCGCGCCCGTCCGCGCGTGGCGATCCTTTCCACCGGCGACGAACTGGTCGCGCCCGGCACACCCACCGAAGGCGTGATGCTGCCCGCCTCCAACGGGCCGATGCTGGCGGCGTTGATCGGGGGGACGGCCGAGGTGCTGGACGGCGGGATCGTACGCGACGATCTCCATGCGCTGACCGCCGCCCTGCGCGATGCGGCCGCCACGTCCGACATCCTCGTCACAACCGGCGGCGCGTCGGTGGGCGATCGTGATCTCGTCCGGCCCGCCCTTTCGCAGGCGGGCGCGGAGCTGGATTTCTGGAAGGTGGCGATGCGGCCGGGCAAGCCGATCATGGCCGGGCGGCTGGGGCACACGCTCGTGCTGGGCCTGCCGGGCAATCCCGTCTCGGCGTTCGTGACCGCCACCCTGTTCCTCGCGCCGCTGGTGGCCCGTCTGGCGGGCGCGGCCGATCCGCTGCCGCGCGTGCGCGCGCTGCCCCTCGCCCATGACCTGCCGACCAACGGCCCGCGAGCCCATTATCTGCGGGCGACGATCCGCGACGGCGCGCTCGATACGCTGCCCGATCAGGACAGCGCCCTGCTGGCCGCCCTCGCCTCCGCCGACGGCCTCGTGATCCGCGCGCCGCACGAGCCCGCCGCAAAAGCGGGGGATATGGCGATGTTCCTGCCTCTCGCTTGA
- the lexA gene encoding transcriptional repressor LexA: protein MLTAKQHELLCFINDRLNETGVSPSFEEMKEALDLKSKSGVHRLISALEERSFIRRLPNRARALEIVKLPDAVKTRPPAAKTPSASKSAPVSAPSAANDVLEIPLHGRIAAGLPIEAMESQSMLSVPAALLGPGEHYALEVSGDSMVEAGILDGDYALVRKVDTARDGEIVVALVDEAEATLKFFRREGSMVRLDPANRAYDPQRYKPNQIRIQGKLAGLLRRY, encoded by the coding sequence ATGCTCACGGCCAAGCAACATGAGCTGCTCTGCTTCATCAACGATCGTCTGAACGAGACGGGCGTGTCGCCTTCGTTCGAGGAGATGAAGGAAGCGCTGGATCTCAAGTCCAAGTCCGGCGTGCACCGGCTGATCTCGGCGCTGGAGGAGCGCAGCTTCATCCGCCGCCTGCCCAATCGCGCGCGCGCTCTGGAAATCGTGAAGCTGCCCGACGCGGTGAAGACCCGCCCGCCCGCCGCCAAGACTCCGTCCGCTTCCAAGTCCGCGCCGGTTTCGGCGCCGTCGGCCGCGAACGACGTGCTGGAAATTCCGCTGCACGGCCGCATCGCCGCCGGTCTTCCGATCGAGGCGATGGAAAGCCAGAGCATGCTGTCCGTCCCCGCCGCTTTGCTGGGGCCGGGCGAACATTATGCGCTGGAAGTGTCCGGTGACTCGATGGTCGAGGCCGGCATCCTCGACGGCGACTATGCGCTCGTCCGCAAGGTCGATACGGCGCGCGATGGCGAGATCGTGGTGGCTCTGGTCGATGAGGCGGAGGCGACGCTGAAATTCTTCCGGCGCGAGGGATCGATGGTACGCCTCGATCCGGCCAATCGCGCCTATGATCCGCAGCGTTACAAGCCGAACCAGATCCGCATCCAGGGGAAGCTGGCCGGCCTGCTGCGCCGTTACTGA
- a CDS encoding VOC family protein: MSRGRIDFIELACADVGEMQDFYSAVFGWEFERFGPTYACTMTGDVDLGFQADMPEQTVAPLTVIQVPDLEEALASVEAVGGVVTRPIFAFPGGRRFHFRDPAGNELAAHKPD; the protein is encoded by the coding sequence ATGTCACGCGGACGAATCGATTTCATCGAACTGGCCTGCGCCGATGTCGGCGAGATGCAGGATTTCTATTCCGCCGTGTTCGGCTGGGAATTCGAGCGGTTCGGGCCGACCTATGCCTGCACGATGACGGGCGATGTCGATCTGGGCTTCCAGGCCGACATGCCCGAACAGACGGTGGCGCCGCTGACGGTGATCCAGGTACCGGATCTGGAAGAGGCATTGGCATCGGTGGAAGCGGTGGGCGGCGTCGTCACGCGTCCGATCTTCGCCTTCCCGGGCGGACGCCGTTTCCACTTCCGCGATCCGGCCGGCAACGAACTGGCGGCGCACAAGCCGGATTGA
- a CDS encoding efflux RND transporter periplasmic adaptor subunit — protein sequence MVTRIATTDAGTIDAGQRGRWKRNGALGIAAAAVAFGGYSLLHHSAGADAAPPPPNVSVSQPLVRDVSQWDDYIGRFAPSRTVEMRPRVSGEVTGVHFKDGDIVRTGQLLFTIDQRPFAAALAEARANQASAASTLALARADLGRVNRLAGDEAVSAGEIDAIKARVQAAEAGLAAAAARVRSRSLDLEFTQVRAPISGRISDRRVDAGNLVAGGDNGSGTLLTTINALDPIYFSFDGSEALFLKAQRDRKAGAVAQPVEIQLQDETGYRWKGKLDFTDNRLDNRSGTIRGRAVIANPDYFLTPGLFGNMRLGHSGTVKALLVPDSAIQTDQARKILLVVGKDGEVSAKGVTLGPVVDGLRIIRSGIEPGDRIVISGAQVAIPGAKVTPQPGTITPDKATEAVADAGTPAAAEATFAR from the coding sequence ATGGTGACCCGTATCGCCACCACCGACGCCGGGACGATCGACGCCGGCCAGCGCGGCCGCTGGAAGCGCAACGGCGCGCTCGGCATCGCCGCTGCCGCCGTCGCCTTCGGTGGCTATTCCCTCCTCCATCATTCGGCGGGCGCCGACGCGGCCCCGCCCCCGCCCAATGTCAGCGTTTCCCAGCCACTCGTGCGCGATGTGAGCCAGTGGGACGATTATATCGGCCGCTTCGCCCCCAGCCGCACGGTCGAGATGCGCCCGCGCGTCTCGGGCGAGGTGACCGGCGTCCACTTCAAGGACGGCGACATCGTCCGCACCGGGCAGTTGCTGTTCACGATCGATCAGCGCCCGTTCGCCGCCGCATTGGCGGAAGCGCGCGCCAATCAGGCGAGCGCGGCCAGCACGCTGGCGCTGGCCCGCGCCGATCTCGGCCGCGTCAACCGGCTGGCCGGTGACGAAGCCGTCTCGGCGGGCGAGATCGATGCGATCAAGGCGCGGGTGCAGGCGGCCGAGGCCGGCCTCGCGGCCGCCGCCGCACGGGTGCGCTCGCGCTCGCTCGATCTGGAATTCACGCAGGTCCGCGCGCCCATCTCCGGCCGCATCTCGGATCGCCGCGTCGATGCCGGTAATCTCGTCGCCGGCGGCGACAATGGCAGCGGCACCCTGCTCACCACGATCAACGCGCTCGACCCGATCTACTTCTCGTTCGACGGATCGGAAGCTTTGTTCCTGAAGGCGCAGCGCGATCGCAAGGCGGGCGCCGTCGCCCAGCCGGTCGAGATCCAGCTGCAGGACGAGACCGGCTATCGCTGGAAGGGTAAGCTCGACTTCACCGACAACCGGCTCGACAATCGTTCGGGCACGATCCGTGGCCGCGCCGTGATCGCCAATCCGGATTACTTCCTCACTCCCGGTTTGTTCGGTAACATGCGCCTCGGCCATAGCGGCACGGTGAAGGCGCTGCTGGTGCCCGATTCCGCGATCCAGACCGATCAGGCGCGCAAGATCTTGCTGGTGGTGGGCAAGGATGGCGAGGTTTCGGCCAAGGGCGTGACGCTCGGCCCGGTCGTCGATGGCCTCCGCATCATCCGCTCCGGTATCGAGCCCGGCGATCGGATCGTCATCTCCGGCGCGCAGGTCGCGATCCCCGGCGCCAAGGTCACGCCCCAGCCCGGCACGATCACGCCCGACAAGGCGACCGAGGCGGTGGCGGATGCAGGCACGCCCGCGGCCGCCGAGGCGACCTTCGCCCGCTGA